From the Macaca nemestrina isolate mMacNem1 chromosome 7, mMacNem.hap1, whole genome shotgun sequence genome, one window contains:
- the LOC105473642 gene encoding pecanex-like protein 4 isoform X1: protein MSPDVPLLNDYKQDFFLKRFPQTVLGGPRFKLGYCAPPYIYVNQIILFLMPWVWGGVGTLLYQLGILKDYYTAALSGGLMLFTAFVIQFTSLYARNKSATVERILATDILAEEDEHEFTSCAGAETVKFLIPGKKYVVNTVFHSVLAGLACGLGTWYLLPNRITLLYGSTGGTALLFFFGWMTLCIGEYSLIVNTATETATFQTQDTYEITPLMRPLYIFFFVSVDLAHRFMVNMPALEQMNQILHILFVFLPFLWALGILPPPDALFLWAMEQILEFGLGGSSMSTHLRLLVMFIMSAGTAITSYFIPSTVGVVLFMTGFGFLLSLNLSDVGHKIGTKSKNLPSGPEKHFSWKECLFYIIILVFALLETGLLHHFAGFSQISKSSSQAIVGYGLMILLIILWILREIQSVYIIGIFRNPFYPKDVQTVTVFFEKQTRLMKIGIVRRILLTLVSPFAMIAFLSLDSSLQGLHSVSVSIGFTRAFRMVWQNTENALLETVIVSTVHLISNTDIWWNRNLDTGIRLLLVGIIRDRLIRFISKLQFAVTVLLTSWTEKKQRRKTTATLCILNIIFSPFVLVIIVFSTLLSSPLLPLFTLPVFLVGFPRPIQSWPGAAGTTACVCADTVYYYQMVPRLTAVLQTAMAAGSLGLLLPGSHYLGRFQDRLIWIMILECGYTYCCINIKGLELQETSCHTAEARRVDEVFEDAFEQEYTGVCSLNEHFGNVLTPCTVLPVKLYSDARNVLSGIIDSHENLKEFKGDLVKVLVWILVQYCSKRPGMKENVHNTENKGKAPLILPASNTSPPPKSPEDIDSLNSETFDDWSDDNIFDDEPTIKKVIEEKQLKDLPGTNSFIPGSVESQRVGDHSTGTVPENDLYKAVLLGYPAVDKGKQEDMPYIPLMEFSCSHSHLVCLPAEWRTSCMPNSKMKELSSLFPEDWYQFVLRQLECFHSEEKASNVLEEIANDKVLKDFYVHTVMTCYFSFFGIDNMAPSPGHILRVYSGVLPWSVALDWLTEKPELFQLALKAFRYTLKLMIDKASLGPIEDFRELIKYLEEYECDWYIGLVSDEKWKEAILQEKPYLFSLGYDSNMGIYTGRVLSLQELLIQVGKLNAEAVRGQWANLSWELLYATNDDEERYSIQAHPLLLRNLTVQAADPPLGYPIYSSKPLYIHLY, encoded by the exons ATGAGTCCAGATGTGCCTCTACTGAATGATTACAAGCAGGACTTCTTTCTGAAGCGCTTTCCACAGACTGTCCTTGGAGGCCCTCGATTCAAATTAGGCTATTGTGCCCCTCCTTACATATATGTTaatcaaattattctttttctaatgCCATGGGTTTGGGGCGGAGTCGGAACACTTTTGTACCAGTTAGGCATCCTGAAAGACTATTACACAGCAGCACTTTCAGGTGGATTAATGCTTTTTACTGCATTTGTCATCCAGTTCACAAGTTTATACGCCAGAAACAAATCAGCAACAGTAGAAAGAATACTAGCCACGGATATCTTAGCAGAGGAGGATGAACATGAATTTACAAGTTGTGCTGGTGCTGAGACTGTCAAATTTCTCATTCCTGGCAAGAAATATGTAGTCAATACAGTTTTTCATTCTGTTCTTGCTGGATTAGCGTGTGGTCTTGGAACATGGTATCTGCTCCCAAATAGAATAACCTTGCTGTATGGCAGTACAGGAGGCACTGCTCTACTATTCTTCTTTGGATGGATGACATTATGTATAGGAGAATATTCATTAATTGTAAACACAGCTACAGAGACTGCAACTTTCCAAACACAGGATACTTATGAAATTACTCCTCTTATGAGacctctttatatttttttctttgtttctgtggatCTGGCACACAG GTTTATGGTAAATATGCCAGCTCTAGAACAAATGAATCAGATTTTACACATCTTGTTTGTATTCTTACCCTTTCTGTGGGCACTTGGGATTCTGCCCCCACCCGATGCACTTTTCTTATGGGCAATGGAGCAGATTTTAGAGTTCGGCCTTGGAGGCTCATCTATGTCAACCCACCTAcg gTTATTAGTAATGTTCATCATGTCTGCTGGAACAGCTATAACATCATATTTCATTCCAAGCACTGTTGGTGTGGTTCTTTTCATGACTGGATTTGGTTTCTTGCTGAGTCTGAACTTAAGTGATGTGGGTCACAAAATTGGAACCAAATCTAAGAATTTACCCAGTGGtccagaaaaacatttttcatgGAAGGAATGCCTTTTCTACATCATTATATTAGTCTTCGCTCTTTTAGAAACTGGTTTGCTTCATCACTTTGCTGGCTTCTCACAGATTTCTAAGAGCAGTTCCCAGGCTATTGTGGGCTATGGTTTGATGATATTACTTATAATACTGTGGATACTTAGAGAAATTCAAAGTGTGTATATCATTGGAATTTTCCGAAATCCTTTTTATCCGAAGGATGTGCAAACTGTGACTGTATTCTTTGAGAAGCAAACTAGGCTCATGAAGATTGGTATTGTCAGACGGATTTTGCTAACTTTAG tatcaccttttgccatgatagCATTTCTCTCATTGGACAGTTCCTTACAAGGGCTCCACTCAGTGTCTGTCTCTATTGGATTCACAAGAGCCTTTAGAATG GTATGGCAGAATACAGAAAATGCTTTATTGGAGACAGTCATTGTATCAACAGTACATTTGATCTCCAATACAGACATATGGTGGAACAGAAACCTGGATACAGGAATCAGACTCTTACTG GTTGGTATCATACGTGATCGTTTGATTCGGTTCATCTCTAAATTGCAGTTTGCCGTGACTGTACTTTTGACATCATGGACAGAGAAAAAACAACGTCGAAAAACAACTGCCACTTTATGTATACTCAACATTATCTTTTCTCCATTCGTGCTGGTCATCATAGTTTTTTCTACACTACTCTCTTCTCCCTTACTCCCCCTTTTCACCCTTCCTGTGTTCTTGGTGGGGTTTCCCCGACCTATTCAGAGTTGGCCAGGAGCAGCGGGCACCacagcctgtgtgtgtgcagataCAGTGTACTACTACCAAATGGTGCCCAGGTTGACTGCCGTGCTGCAGACTGCAATGGCAGCTGGAAGTTTAG GTCTTCTCCTACCTGGATCTCATTACTTGGGCCGTTTTCAGGATCGTTTAATATGGATAATGATTCTGGAATGTGGCTATACTTACTGCTGTATTAACATTAAG gGGTTAGAATTGCAGGAAACATCCTGTCATACTGCAGAAGCTCGCAGAGTTGATGAAGTTTTTGAAGATGCTTTTGAGCAAGAATACACAGGAGTATGTTCCCTTAATGAACACTTTGGAAATGTCTTGACACCCTGTACTGTTTTGCCTGTGAAATTGTATTCTGATGCCAGGAATGTTCTATCAGGCATAATTGATTCTCATGAAAACTTAAAAGAATTTAAAGGTGACCTCGTTAAAGTACTCGTGTGGATACTTGTTCAATACTGCTCCAAAAGGCCTGGCATGAAAGAGAATGTTCAcaacactgaaaataaagggaaagcACCTCTAATCTTGCCTGCTTCGAACACTTCACCACCTCCCAAATCCCCAGAAGACATAGATAGTTTAAATTCAGAAACTTTTGATGACTGGTCTGATGACAATATTTTTGATGATGAGCCTACTATCAAAAAAGTAATAGAAGAAAAACAGTTGAAAGATTTGCCAGGTACAAACTCATTTATTCCAGGATCAGTAGAATCACAGAGGGTTGGTGATCATTCTACAGGCACTGTTCCTGAAAACGATCTTTACAAAGCAGTTCTATTAGGATACCCTGCTGTTGACAAAGGAAAACAAGAGGACATGCCATATATTCCTCTCATGGAATTCAGTTGTTCACATTCTCACTTAGTATGCTTACCTGCAGAGTGGAGGACTAGCTGTATGCCCAATTCCAAAATGAAGGAGTTGAGCTCGTTATTTCCAGAAGACTGGTACCAATTTGTTTTAAGGCAATTGGAATGTTTTCATTCAGAAGAAAAGGCCTCAAATGTATTGGAAGAAATTGCCAACGACAAAGTTTTAAAAGACTTTTATGTTCATACAGTAATGACTTGTTATTTTAGCTTTTTTGGAATAGACAATATGGCTCCTAGTCCTGGTCATATATTGAGGGTTTACAGTGGTGTTTTGCCTTGGTCTGTTGCTTTGGACTGGCTCACAGAAAAGCCAGAGCTGTTTCAACTAGCACTGAAAGCATTCAG GTATACTCTGAAACTAATGATTGATAAAGCAAGTTTAGGTCCAATAGAAGACTTCAGAGAACTGATTAAGTACCTTGAAGAATATGAATGTGACTGGTACATTGGTTTGGTATCTGATGAAAAGTGGAAGGAAGCAATTTTACAAGAAAAGCCATACTTGTTTTCTCTGGGGTATGATTCTAATATG
- the LOC105473642 gene encoding pecanex-like protein 4 isoform X3 — MVNMPALEQMNQILHILFVFLPFLWALGILPPPDALFLWAMEQILEFGLGGSSMSTHLRLLVMFIMSAGTAITSYFIPSTVGVVLFMTGFGFLLSLNLSDVGHKIGTKSKNLPSGPEKHFSWKECLFYIIILVFALLETGLLHHFAGFSQISKSSSQAIVGYGLMILLIILWILREIQSVYIIGIFRNPFYPKDVQTVTVFFEKQTRLMKIGIVRRILLTLVSPFAMIAFLSLDSSLQGLHSVSVSIGFTRAFRMVWQNTENALLETVIVSTVHLISNTDIWWNRNLDTGIRLLLVGIIRDRLIRFISKLQFAVTVLLTSWTEKKQRRKTTATLCILNIIFSPFVLVIIVFSTLLSSPLLPLFTLPVFLVGFPRPIQSWPGAAGTTACVCADTVYYYQMVPRLTAVLQTAMAAGSLGLLLPGSHYLGRFQDRLIWIMILECGYTYCCINIKGLELQETSCHTAEARRVDEVFEDAFEQEYTGVCSLNEHFGNVLTPCTVLPVKLYSDARNVLSGIIDSHENLKEFKGDLVKVLVWILVQYCSKRPGMKENVHNTENKGKAPLILPASNTSPPPKSPEDIDSLNSETFDDWSDDNIFDDEPTIKKVIEEKQLKDLPGTNSFIPGSVESQRVGDHSTGTVPENDLYKAVLLGYPAVDKGKQEDMPYIPLMEFSCSHSHLVCLPAEWRTSCMPNSKMKELSSLFPEDWYQFVLRQLECFHSEEKASNVLEEIANDKVLKDFYVHTVMTCYFSFFGIDNMAPSPGHILRVYSGVLPWSVALDWLTEKPELFQLALKAFRYTLKLMIDKASLGPIEDFRELIKYLEEYECDWYIGLVSDEKWKEAILQEKPYLFSLGYDSNMGIYTGRVLSLQELLIQVGKLNAEAVRGQWANLSWELLYATNDDEERYSIQAHPLLLRNLTVQAADPPLGYPIYSSKPLYIHLY; from the exons ATGGTAAATATGCCAGCTCTAGAACAAATGAATCAGATTTTACACATCTTGTTTGTATTCTTACCCTTTCTGTGGGCACTTGGGATTCTGCCCCCACCCGATGCACTTTTCTTATGGGCAATGGAGCAGATTTTAGAGTTCGGCCTTGGAGGCTCATCTATGTCAACCCACCTAcg gTTATTAGTAATGTTCATCATGTCTGCTGGAACAGCTATAACATCATATTTCATTCCAAGCACTGTTGGTGTGGTTCTTTTCATGACTGGATTTGGTTTCTTGCTGAGTCTGAACTTAAGTGATGTGGGTCACAAAATTGGAACCAAATCTAAGAATTTACCCAGTGGtccagaaaaacatttttcatgGAAGGAATGCCTTTTCTACATCATTATATTAGTCTTCGCTCTTTTAGAAACTGGTTTGCTTCATCACTTTGCTGGCTTCTCACAGATTTCTAAGAGCAGTTCCCAGGCTATTGTGGGCTATGGTTTGATGATATTACTTATAATACTGTGGATACTTAGAGAAATTCAAAGTGTGTATATCATTGGAATTTTCCGAAATCCTTTTTATCCGAAGGATGTGCAAACTGTGACTGTATTCTTTGAGAAGCAAACTAGGCTCATGAAGATTGGTATTGTCAGACGGATTTTGCTAACTTTAG tatcaccttttgccatgatagCATTTCTCTCATTGGACAGTTCCTTACAAGGGCTCCACTCAGTGTCTGTCTCTATTGGATTCACAAGAGCCTTTAGAATG GTATGGCAGAATACAGAAAATGCTTTATTGGAGACAGTCATTGTATCAACAGTACATTTGATCTCCAATACAGACATATGGTGGAACAGAAACCTGGATACAGGAATCAGACTCTTACTG GTTGGTATCATACGTGATCGTTTGATTCGGTTCATCTCTAAATTGCAGTTTGCCGTGACTGTACTTTTGACATCATGGACAGAGAAAAAACAACGTCGAAAAACAACTGCCACTTTATGTATACTCAACATTATCTTTTCTCCATTCGTGCTGGTCATCATAGTTTTTTCTACACTACTCTCTTCTCCCTTACTCCCCCTTTTCACCCTTCCTGTGTTCTTGGTGGGGTTTCCCCGACCTATTCAGAGTTGGCCAGGAGCAGCGGGCACCacagcctgtgtgtgtgcagataCAGTGTACTACTACCAAATGGTGCCCAGGTTGACTGCCGTGCTGCAGACTGCAATGGCAGCTGGAAGTTTAG GTCTTCTCCTACCTGGATCTCATTACTTGGGCCGTTTTCAGGATCGTTTAATATGGATAATGATTCTGGAATGTGGCTATACTTACTGCTGTATTAACATTAAG gGGTTAGAATTGCAGGAAACATCCTGTCATACTGCAGAAGCTCGCAGAGTTGATGAAGTTTTTGAAGATGCTTTTGAGCAAGAATACACAGGAGTATGTTCCCTTAATGAACACTTTGGAAATGTCTTGACACCCTGTACTGTTTTGCCTGTGAAATTGTATTCTGATGCCAGGAATGTTCTATCAGGCATAATTGATTCTCATGAAAACTTAAAAGAATTTAAAGGTGACCTCGTTAAAGTACTCGTGTGGATACTTGTTCAATACTGCTCCAAAAGGCCTGGCATGAAAGAGAATGTTCAcaacactgaaaataaagggaaagcACCTCTAATCTTGCCTGCTTCGAACACTTCACCACCTCCCAAATCCCCAGAAGACATAGATAGTTTAAATTCAGAAACTTTTGATGACTGGTCTGATGACAATATTTTTGATGATGAGCCTACTATCAAAAAAGTAATAGAAGAAAAACAGTTGAAAGATTTGCCAGGTACAAACTCATTTATTCCAGGATCAGTAGAATCACAGAGGGTTGGTGATCATTCTACAGGCACTGTTCCTGAAAACGATCTTTACAAAGCAGTTCTATTAGGATACCCTGCTGTTGACAAAGGAAAACAAGAGGACATGCCATATATTCCTCTCATGGAATTCAGTTGTTCACATTCTCACTTAGTATGCTTACCTGCAGAGTGGAGGACTAGCTGTATGCCCAATTCCAAAATGAAGGAGTTGAGCTCGTTATTTCCAGAAGACTGGTACCAATTTGTTTTAAGGCAATTGGAATGTTTTCATTCAGAAGAAAAGGCCTCAAATGTATTGGAAGAAATTGCCAACGACAAAGTTTTAAAAGACTTTTATGTTCATACAGTAATGACTTGTTATTTTAGCTTTTTTGGAATAGACAATATGGCTCCTAGTCCTGGTCATATATTGAGGGTTTACAGTGGTGTTTTGCCTTGGTCTGTTGCTTTGGACTGGCTCACAGAAAAGCCAGAGCTGTTTCAACTAGCACTGAAAGCATTCAG GTATACTCTGAAACTAATGATTGATAAAGCAAGTTTAGGTCCAATAGAAGACTTCAGAGAACTGATTAAGTACCTTGAAGAATATGAATGTGACTGGTACATTGGTTTGGTATCTGATGAAAAGTGGAAGGAAGCAATTTTACAAGAAAAGCCATACTTGTTTTCTCTGGGGTATGATTCTAATATG
- the LOC105473642 gene encoding pecanex-like protein 4 isoform X2, giving the protein MEPNRIILKLLDLLEFALLGFDFLGIITLFFLFLLLEWGCLFYTCPTLRFWKHITHLVSQAHSWRGILLQDGLFMVNMPALEQMNQILHILFVFLPFLWALGILPPPDALFLWAMEQILEFGLGGSSMSTHLRLLVMFIMSAGTAITSYFIPSTVGVVLFMTGFGFLLSLNLSDVGHKIGTKSKNLPSGPEKHFSWKECLFYIIILVFALLETGLLHHFAGFSQISKSSSQAIVGYGLMILLIILWILREIQSVYIIGIFRNPFYPKDVQTVTVFFEKQTRLMKIGIVRRILLTLVSPFAMIAFLSLDSSLQGLHSVSVSIGFTRAFRMVWQNTENALLETVIVSTVHLISNTDIWWNRNLDTGIRLLLVGIIRDRLIRFISKLQFAVTVLLTSWTEKKQRRKTTATLCILNIIFSPFVLVIIVFSTLLSSPLLPLFTLPVFLVGFPRPIQSWPGAAGTTACVCADTVYYYQMVPRLTAVLQTAMAAGSLGLLLPGSHYLGRFQDRLIWIMILECGYTYCCINIKGLELQETSCHTAEARRVDEVFEDAFEQEYTGVCSLNEHFGNVLTPCTVLPVKLYSDARNVLSGIIDSHENLKEFKGDLVKVLVWILVQYCSKRPGMKENVHNTENKGKAPLILPASNTSPPPKSPEDIDSLNSETFDDWSDDNIFDDEPTIKKVIEEKQLKDLPGTNSFIPGSVESQRVGDHSTGTVPENDLYKAVLLGYPAVDKGKQEDMPYIPLMEFSCSHSHLVCLPAEWRTSCMPNSKMKELSSLFPEDWYQFVLRQLECFHSEEKASNVLEEIANDKVLKDFYVHTVMTCYFSFFGIDNMAPSPGHILRVYSGVLPWSVALDWLTEKPELFQLALKAFRYTLKLMIDKASLGPIEDFRELIKYLEEYECDWYIGLVSDEKWKEAILQEKPYLFSLGYDSNMGIYTGRVLSLQELLIQVGKLNAEAVRGQWANLSWELLYATNDDEERYSIQAHPLLLRNLTVQAADPPLGYPIYSSKPLYIHLY; this is encoded by the exons ATGGAACCAAACAGAATTATTCTCAAGCTCTTAGATCTATTGGAATTTGCCTTGCTAGGTTTTGACTTTCTTGGGATCATCaccctttttttcctgtttctcctgTTGGAGTGGGGATGTCTCTTCTATACCTGCCCTACCCTTAgattttggaagcacataactcATCTGGtttcacaggctcacagctggAGAGGAATTTTGCTTCAGGATGGATT GTTTATGGTAAATATGCCAGCTCTAGAACAAATGAATCAGATTTTACACATCTTGTTTGTATTCTTACCCTTTCTGTGGGCACTTGGGATTCTGCCCCCACCCGATGCACTTTTCTTATGGGCAATGGAGCAGATTTTAGAGTTCGGCCTTGGAGGCTCATCTATGTCAACCCACCTAcg gTTATTAGTAATGTTCATCATGTCTGCTGGAACAGCTATAACATCATATTTCATTCCAAGCACTGTTGGTGTGGTTCTTTTCATGACTGGATTTGGTTTCTTGCTGAGTCTGAACTTAAGTGATGTGGGTCACAAAATTGGAACCAAATCTAAGAATTTACCCAGTGGtccagaaaaacatttttcatgGAAGGAATGCCTTTTCTACATCATTATATTAGTCTTCGCTCTTTTAGAAACTGGTTTGCTTCATCACTTTGCTGGCTTCTCACAGATTTCTAAGAGCAGTTCCCAGGCTATTGTGGGCTATGGTTTGATGATATTACTTATAATACTGTGGATACTTAGAGAAATTCAAAGTGTGTATATCATTGGAATTTTCCGAAATCCTTTTTATCCGAAGGATGTGCAAACTGTGACTGTATTCTTTGAGAAGCAAACTAGGCTCATGAAGATTGGTATTGTCAGACGGATTTTGCTAACTTTAG tatcaccttttgccatgatagCATTTCTCTCATTGGACAGTTCCTTACAAGGGCTCCACTCAGTGTCTGTCTCTATTGGATTCACAAGAGCCTTTAGAATG GTATGGCAGAATACAGAAAATGCTTTATTGGAGACAGTCATTGTATCAACAGTACATTTGATCTCCAATACAGACATATGGTGGAACAGAAACCTGGATACAGGAATCAGACTCTTACTG GTTGGTATCATACGTGATCGTTTGATTCGGTTCATCTCTAAATTGCAGTTTGCCGTGACTGTACTTTTGACATCATGGACAGAGAAAAAACAACGTCGAAAAACAACTGCCACTTTATGTATACTCAACATTATCTTTTCTCCATTCGTGCTGGTCATCATAGTTTTTTCTACACTACTCTCTTCTCCCTTACTCCCCCTTTTCACCCTTCCTGTGTTCTTGGTGGGGTTTCCCCGACCTATTCAGAGTTGGCCAGGAGCAGCGGGCACCacagcctgtgtgtgtgcagataCAGTGTACTACTACCAAATGGTGCCCAGGTTGACTGCCGTGCTGCAGACTGCAATGGCAGCTGGAAGTTTAG GTCTTCTCCTACCTGGATCTCATTACTTGGGCCGTTTTCAGGATCGTTTAATATGGATAATGATTCTGGAATGTGGCTATACTTACTGCTGTATTAACATTAAG gGGTTAGAATTGCAGGAAACATCCTGTCATACTGCAGAAGCTCGCAGAGTTGATGAAGTTTTTGAAGATGCTTTTGAGCAAGAATACACAGGAGTATGTTCCCTTAATGAACACTTTGGAAATGTCTTGACACCCTGTACTGTTTTGCCTGTGAAATTGTATTCTGATGCCAGGAATGTTCTATCAGGCATAATTGATTCTCATGAAAACTTAAAAGAATTTAAAGGTGACCTCGTTAAAGTACTCGTGTGGATACTTGTTCAATACTGCTCCAAAAGGCCTGGCATGAAAGAGAATGTTCAcaacactgaaaataaagggaaagcACCTCTAATCTTGCCTGCTTCGAACACTTCACCACCTCCCAAATCCCCAGAAGACATAGATAGTTTAAATTCAGAAACTTTTGATGACTGGTCTGATGACAATATTTTTGATGATGAGCCTACTATCAAAAAAGTAATAGAAGAAAAACAGTTGAAAGATTTGCCAGGTACAAACTCATTTATTCCAGGATCAGTAGAATCACAGAGGGTTGGTGATCATTCTACAGGCACTGTTCCTGAAAACGATCTTTACAAAGCAGTTCTATTAGGATACCCTGCTGTTGACAAAGGAAAACAAGAGGACATGCCATATATTCCTCTCATGGAATTCAGTTGTTCACATTCTCACTTAGTATGCTTACCTGCAGAGTGGAGGACTAGCTGTATGCCCAATTCCAAAATGAAGGAGTTGAGCTCGTTATTTCCAGAAGACTGGTACCAATTTGTTTTAAGGCAATTGGAATGTTTTCATTCAGAAGAAAAGGCCTCAAATGTATTGGAAGAAATTGCCAACGACAAAGTTTTAAAAGACTTTTATGTTCATACAGTAATGACTTGTTATTTTAGCTTTTTTGGAATAGACAATATGGCTCCTAGTCCTGGTCATATATTGAGGGTTTACAGTGGTGTTTTGCCTTGGTCTGTTGCTTTGGACTGGCTCACAGAAAAGCCAGAGCTGTTTCAACTAGCACTGAAAGCATTCAG GTATACTCTGAAACTAATGATTGATAAAGCAAGTTTAGGTCCAATAGAAGACTTCAGAGAACTGATTAAGTACCTTGAAGAATATGAATGTGACTGGTACATTGGTTTGGTATCTGATGAAAAGTGGAAGGAAGCAATTTTACAAGAAAAGCCATACTTGTTTTCTCTGGGGTATGATTCTAATATG